In a genomic window of Amblyomma americanum isolate KBUSLIRL-KWMA chromosome 4, ASM5285725v1, whole genome shotgun sequence:
- the LOC144130427 gene encoding uncharacterized protein LOC144130427 — MDPGTNPQGKQQHGPIKESRQKRRRSSRPKRSKQPTTPSSSNEPPAANTAVRGGCTESPALAPLPGACSASASGGAPSQPSEQSKPTPRRSTKSGSSGTAAVPASAGLPALPAHAAKAATVLNKSKPNLDASRSKPCDMDAFLGGTHKTAKTSPAAGVKAATGTEKCLDQPAAPTVPDSKVAARPYVGGAAATDAPVPVCRLPPGAPQPTVQPTSPKQAGSRPRRKSKAPSAAKNRNVDIDNRFSAEESFTPASSRDAAMKKSNVVSSSHWSFYPMNLTFVTEINCMEERYLYVVVAGVLAVVFALAVVTLLLVLSSKPSKQYGMCDTAECMEARDYLDRLLNTNKDACSNFYGYVCDSWMDRATDQDGPSSFLGDSVADSIATISSRLLAQDVQPEREEPEAKSPPNSEKGAEDARVLAALYQRCHRYVLEEATGASFKTTLTWMRERLNWTMIRAARTYRDLVGLIARTSLLAGFHTVFSLDLLSDNGKTVLRLSSGKSLLGKLAMWENRAELESHLQRVVEDSDERALIVSLDELIAADLDFVDRIALEDESLPLPALLENLVPGVTTSDWMVALNLVVSPGEETMRASDTSFASGADSVRSAFSKIHNHSSVSEAALYLASHLDSDLLSLELAREHAASHPSKTDHFCLDLARACFGYAWPDLFAGLLDSDHSAQTLYTMFNELKEASRGSAFFRWLPESTWDDAIEEIDKEALIFVADDSKTASRSELDYPSFSRFLMEVGGDFVRLYLRMVEHEHSLRLRQPPTRLQLLLVRLEQRSQLAHSASQGSVLVPTIFQRPPLLYSTGVPAYFNYGTVGALLAAAILEIIAPSAAAGSNQQQKLPGEHNDTRWTPAALRRYNSSIRCLQRLYRRLGLQTELGGNEEEQRRAMFLGAHGLRLAYDTLATIFRRTAVNSDAFSALWPDAQVVFFTRYCLLWCNSDQRPNPLSPRGNCLLALHNMPEFDNAFECSERSGYVSDNCVL; from the exons ATGGACCCTGGCACCAACCCTCAGGGAAAACAGCAACACGGCCCGATCAAGGAATCGAGGCAGAAGCGCCGGAGGTCTTCGCGACCCAAGCGCAGCAAGCAGCCCACCACGCCTTCCAGTTCCAATGAGCCGCCGGCAGCCAACACCGCCGTTCGAGGCGGATGTACCGAGTCACCGGCGCTTGCACCTCTACCCGGGGCTTGCAGTGCGAGTGCTTCCGGTGGTGCCCCCTCTCAGCCTTCCGAACAGAGCAAGCCGACACCTAGACGCTCCACTAAGTCCGGCTCTTCAGGCACGGCGGCTGTCCCGGCTTCTGCTGGGCTACCGGCGCTTCCTGCGCATGCTGCCAAAGCTGCTACAGTGCTGAACAAGTCCAAGCCAAACCTCGATGCCTCCAG GTCTAAACCATGCGACATGGACGCCTTCTTGGGCGGAACGCACAAGACAGCAAAGACGTCGCCTGCTGCTGGCGTAAAAGCAGCTACCGGCACCGAAAAATGTCTCGACCAGCCCGCTGCGCCAACAGTTCCGGATTCCAAGGTAGCGGCCAGACCATACGTCGGTGGCGCAGCCGCTACAGACGCACCAGTCCCGGTTTGCCGCCTTCCACCAGGGGCCCCTCAACCTACGGTGCAGCCGACTAGCCCGAAGCAGGCCGGCAGTCGGCCGCGCCGGAAGTCGAAGGCGCCCTCAGCTGCTAAGAACCGAAACGTGGACATCGACAACAGGTTTTCGGCCGAGGAAAGCTTCACGCCTGCGTCGTCCCGGGATGCAGCCATGAAGAAGAGCAACGTGGTCTCGTCGTCTCACTGGTCCTTCTACC CCATGAACCTGACTTTCGTCACTGAGATTAACTGCATGGAGGAGCGCTACCTGTACGTGGTCGTGGCAGGGGTACTGGCGGTCGTGTTCGCGCTGGCCGTGGTTACTCTGCTGCTGGTGCTCTCAAGCAAGCCTTCCAAGCAGTATGGGATGTGCGATACGGCTGAGTGCATGGAAGCCCGCGACTACTTAGACCGGCTGCTCAACACCAACAAGGACGCATGCAGCAATTTCTACGGTTACGTGTGCGACTCATGGATGGATCGTGCCACTGACCAGGACGGGCCCAGTAGCTTCCTCGGGGACAGCGTGGCTGACTCTATCGCCACGATCAGCAGCCGTCTACTCGCCCAGGACGTCCAGCCGGAAAGAGAGGAGCCGGAGGCTAAAT CGCCCCCTAACAGCGAGAAAGGTGCGGAAGATGCAAGAGTGTTGGCCGCGCTCTACCAGAGGTGCCATAGGTACGTCTTGGAGGAGGCCACGGGCGCGTCGTTCAAGACGACGCTGACGTGGATGCGTGAACGCCTCAACTGGACGATGATTCGCGCCGCTCGCACCTACCGCGATCTCGTGGGGCTCATCGCGCGCACGTCGCTACTGGCGGGATTCCACACGGTCTTCTCTCTCGACCTTCTCAGCGACAATGGCAAAACAGTGCTGCGGCTGTCCTCCGGAAAGTCGTTGCTCGGCAAGCTGGCGATGTGGGAAAATCGGGCAGAGCTCGAGAGCCACCTACAACGCGTAGTGGAAGACTCCGACGAGCGTGCGTTGATTGTAAGCCTCGACGAGCTTATCGCGGCCGACCTGGATTTTGTCGACCGCATCGCGTTGGAAGATGAAAGCCTGCCGCTGCCCGCACTGCTCGAGAATCTTGTGCCGGGTGTGACCACTAGCGACTGGATGGTCGCCTTGAACCTAGTGGTTAGTCCGGGCGAAGAAACCATGCGTGCTTCGGACACATCCTTCGCATCCGGGGCAGACAGCGTCCGAAGCGCCTTCAGCAAGATACACAACCATAGCAGTGTGAGCGAGGCTGCATTGTACCTGGCGTCACACCTGGACTCTGACTTGCTTTCCTTGGAGCTGGCCAGAGAGCACGCCGCGTCGCATCCTTCAAAGACTGACCATTTCTGCCTCGACCTGGCACGGGCGTGCTTTGGGTACGCCTGGCCGGACCTTTTCGCGGGATTGCTTGACTCGGACCACAGCGCCCAAACACTTTACACGATGTTCAACGAACTGAAGGAGGCATCCCGTGGCTCAGCCTTTTTTAGATGGTTGCCGGAGAGCACCTGGGACGACGCTATAGAAGAGATAGACAAGGAGGCGCTTATCTTCGTTGCCGACGACTCTAAA ACTGCCAGCCGAAGTGAGCTCGACTACCCGTCGTTCTCCCGGTTCCTCATGGAGGTCGGCGGCGACTTTGTGCGCCTCTACTTGCGCATGGTGGAGCATGAGCACTCTCTGCGGCTGCGGCAGCCCCCGACGCGGCTGCAGCTTCTGCTAGTGCGGCTCGAGCAGCGTTctcagctggcgcactcggcctCCCAAGGGTCTGTACTTGTGCCCACGATTTTTCAGCGGCCGCCGCTGCTTTATTCGACTGGCGTCCCTGCATACTTCAACTACGGCACCGTTGGGGCGCTTCTGGCCGCGGCCATCCTGGAGATCATCGCGCCTTCAGCTGCTGCTGGCTCGAATCAGCAGCAGAAGTTACCGGGCGAG CACAACGACACCCGGTGGACACCGGCGGCGCTACGCAGGTACAATAGTAGCATCCGCTGTCTGCAACGCCTCTACCGGCGACTCGGGCTGCAGACTGAACTGGGCGGGAACGAAGAGGAACAGCGCCGCGCCATGTTTCTGGGGGCGCACGGTCTGCGGCTCGCCTACGACACTCTGGCTACGATCTTCAGGCGCACCGCGGTCAACTCGGACGCCTTCAGCGCCCTCTGGCCGGACGCGCAGGTGGTCTTCTTCACGCGGTACTGCTTGCTTTGGTGCAACTCCGACCAGCGGCCCAACCCACTGTCGCCCCGCGGCAACTGTCTGCTGGCGCTCCACAATATGCCCGAATTCGACAATGCATTTGAATGCTCCGAGCGGAGCGGTTATGTCTCTGACAACTGTGTGCTGTGA